In the Sandaracinus amylolyticus genome, TGGGCGCAGGCGCGGGCACGTCGCCGTCGGGCACGACGATCGTGGACGGCACGGGCTCCATCGCGTTCGTCGCGGCGCGTCCGGTCGCGAGGGTCGCGGACGCGAACACGATCGACTTGAGGCGATGCAGCACCTCGTCGCGGAAGAGCGAGCTCACGTCGACGGGGCTCGCGCCGATCGACACGGTGCGCCCGCGCTGCTGCGTCCAGGTGACGTGGGAGTGGCTCGGCTCGGCGATGGTGCCGATCGCGCTGCGCACCTGCTCGGCGCGTCGCGCGGTGTGGGCCATCGCCTCGCCCATCACGATGCGCAGGCGCGCGTGCTCGGCGAGCGCCTCGAGCGCGACGTCGAGCGCGAAGAGCGCGTCGCGCACCTTCGAGGTGAGCGCGCTCTCGGGGAGCGGATTGCGACCTCCCTCGGGACCGGTGCTGCGCGGGATCGCAGCCCAGAGATCGTCGGCGCGCAGGATGATCACGCGGAGGAGGCGCTGCGACTCCTCGTCGAGCGCGCCCACCGACGCGAACGCACGCTCGGCGTCGCGCACCAGCACATCGATGCGCTGCGAGCCGAGCTGCACGCCGAAGAACGCCGTCGCGACGTCTTCGATCTGATGGGCCTCGTCGAAGATCACCGCGTCGTGATCGGGGAGCACGCCGCCGCCGTGCGCGCGCAGCGCGAGGTCGGCGAAGAAGAGGTGGTGGTTCACGACGACGAGGTGCGCTTCGTCGGCGCGGCGTCGCGCCTTGGTCACGAAGCAGTCGTCGTAGTGACGGCACGCGCGCCCGATGCGGGTGTCGGAGCCGCTCTGGATCGCGGTCCAGATCGCGGCGTCCTCGGGGAGATCGACGAGCTCGGCGCGATCGCCGGTCTCGGTGCGCTCCTTCCACTCGCGCACGATCGGCAGCATGCGCGCGATCTCCGGCTTGGTGAGCGAGTCCGCGGAGCGCGTGAGCTCGCCGTAGCGGCGCAGGCAGAGGTAGTTCGGCAGTCCCTTGAGGACGGTGATCGAGAGCGGCCGACCGAGCGCGCGCTCGAGGCGCGGCACGTCGTGCTCGACGAGCTGATCCTGCAGCGTGCGCGTGCCGGTCGAGATGATCACGCGACGCCGCGACGAGAGCGCGGCCGGCACCAGGTACGCGAGCGTCTTGCCGGTGCCGGTGCCCGCCTCGATCAGCGCGACGCCGTCGTGGTCGAGCGCGCGCTCGACCAGCTCGGCCATGCGGAGCTGCGACGGGCGGCGCTCGTATCCCTCGATCGCCGCCTCGAGCAGGCCTCCTTCACCGAGCACGTCCCGCGCGCGCATGAGCGCTGTGCATAGCGCTCTTCGGATCGCGCGGGAAGCGCTCAGCTGGAGTGCTCGCTTGCGGCGGGCCCGCACGGGAGCGTGCTGCGCACGCGGACGGGAGGGCCCGTCGCAGGCGAGCCGATTTTGTCGACGCCTTTCAGGCGCGCGTCGCCGCGACCGCGGCGAGGTGCTTGCGGATCGTCGAGATCAGGAGCTCTCGATCGACCGGCTTGGTCAGGTAGCCGTCGCAGCCCGCGGCGCGGGCGCGCGCCTGGTCCTCGCGGCTCGCGTGGGCCGTGAGCGCGATCACCGGGATCGATGCGAGCGCGCTCGCCTTGAGGCGCCGCGTCGCTTCCCATCCGTCGAGCCGCGGGAGCGAGAGATCCATGAGGATCAGGTCGGGATGATCGCGGTTCGCGCGGTCGAGACCGTGCTCGCCGTCCTCGGCCTCGATGATGTCGAACGTGCCCGCGAGATAACGCCGCACGACGTCGCGGTTCTGTGCGGAGTCCTCTACGTAGAGCACGCGCGGGAGCTTCGTCGCGCCGAGGCCCTTCTGCTCGAGCAGGAGGCGCTTCGCCTCGGCGACGACCTTCTCGATCGAGACACCGTTCTTCTTCACGACGGTGGCGATGCCGTCGCGCAACACGCGCTGCTCGTCGTCGGAGAGCTCCTTGCCGCTCAGCACGACGACCGGCGAGGTGATGCCCTCGCGGCGCAGCTGATCGAGCAGCGCGAAGCCGCTCATGCCCGGCATCACGAGGTCGAGCACGATGAGCCCGGGGCGAGTCACCCGCGCGCGCAGCAGCGCGTCCTCCCCGCTGCGTGCCTCTGCTGCCGAGAAGCCCGCGGCGCGGAGGTGACGGCACACCAGCTCGCGCGTCGGCGGGTCGTCATCGACCACGAGCACCTCGCCGCGATCGGCGCCGACGCTGCGGCTCACCACGTCGACGAGCCGCGCCGCCTCGAAGGGCTTCACGAGGTACTCGCACGCGCCGAGCGAGAGCCCGCGCGTGCGCTGTTCCTCGACCGAGATGATGATCACCGGCGTCGTCGCAAACGCGGGATCGCTCTTCAGCTCCGCGAGCACCGACCACCCGTCGAGCTTCGGCAGGTGCACGTCGAGCACGATCGCGCTGGGACGATGCTCGCGCGCGGCGGTGAGCGCGGCGACTCCGTCGGTCGCGAGCTTCACCGTGACGCCCTCGCGCTCGAGCTCCGCCTTGAGCAGCTGGTGGATCAGCGGATCGTCGTCGACGACGAGCACCGTGGTGCCGGGCACGATCTCGTAGCGATCGGAGCCGCGTCCCGTCTTCACGGTGGTGCGCGACTCGCCCGCCGCGAACACCCCGGGGAGCCTCACCCGGAACACCGAGCCACGACCAAGCGTGCTCGTCGCGTCGACGTTGCCGCCGAGCACGCGACACAGCTCGCGCACGATCGCGAGGCCGAGGCCGGTGCCGCCCACCTTGCGCGTGCTCGAGCCGTCGACCTGGCGGAACTTCTCGAACACGAAGGGCAGCTGATCGGGCGGGATGCCTGCGCCGGTGTCTTCGACCGAGAGCACGAGCGCGTCGACGTCGCGCTTCACGTCGACGACGACCTCGCCCGCCTCGGTGAACTTCGCCGCGTTCGAGAGGAGGTTGAGGAGGATCTGACGGAGCTTGAGCCCGTCGGTGTCGATCGTGTCGACCTCGGGCGGGATGGACGCGTAGATCTCGACCTGCTTGCCCTGCGCGTACTCGCGCACGGTCGCGATGCACTCGTCGATCAGCGGGCGCAGCTCGACCTGCTCGCGCACGACGTCGACATGGCCCGACTCGATCTTGGAGAGATCGAGGATGTCGTTGATCAGGCCGAGCAGTGCCTTCGCGTTCGCTTTGACGACGTTGAGATCGCGCCGCCCGTGGGGCGTGAGGCGCGAGCCCTCCTCGCGCATCAGGAGATCGCAGTAGCCGAGGATGCCGTTCAGCGGCGTGCGGATCTCGTGCGAGAAATTCGCGAGGAATTCGCTCTTGAGGCGCGCGGCGGACTCGATCTCGCGGGCGCGCTCTTCCTCGATGCGCTTGGCCTTCGCGAGGTCCTGCGCGAGGCGATCGAGATCCTCGTTCTGCTGGCGGATGATCTCCATCTGCAGCGCGCGCTGCTGATAGCTCGCGAGGGTGCGCGCCGAGACCGCGCGCGACTTCTTGAGCTCGTCGAGGCTCGCCTCGAGTCGGCGGTTCGCCTCGCGGAGCGCTTCCTCGGCCTGGCGTCGCTCGGTGACCTCCTCGGTCACGCCCATCACGTAGCGACGACCGTCGCGATCGGTGATCGGGACCTTGCGGGTGCGCCACCAGAGATCGACGCCGTTCGCGCGCGCGACCTCGTCCTTGATGGTCACCTGACCGCTCGCGAGCACCGCGCGATCGTCGGCGGCGAACGCGTCGGCCTGCTCGGGCGGGAGGTACTCGTGGTCGAGCTTCCCGAGCAGCTGCTCGCGCGGCATGCCCATGAAGTCGACCATCAGCTGGTTCACGACGCGGAGCCGCAGCTCGTCCGCGTCCTTCACGAAGAGGACGAAGGGCATGCTGTCGACGATCGCCTGGACCAGCGAGCTCGAGGTCGCGTCGGGCGCGGGCCAGTCGTTGGTGCGGCCCGCAATGCGCGAGAGCTCGCGAAGGAGCGCGGGCCCGAGGCGCGCGAGCTGATCGAGGCTCACGTAGTCGAGCGCGCCGCCGCGGATCATCGCGTCGCGCATCTCGCGATCGTCGTGGGCGGACGCGAGCGCGATCATCGGCAGCGAGAGGCCGCGCGAGCTCCACGCGTGGCGCGCGGTGGGCGCGTCGAGCGTGGGCAGCGAGAGCACGATCGCATCGGGCGGATCGGCGAGCGCGGCGATGAACGCCGCTTCGGTCGAGACGGTCTCGGGGGTGACGCGGAGCTCGGCGCGCGCGAGCTCGGCGACGACCTGCGACGCCACGTCGGGCGCGGCGACGATCAGGACGCGAAGGGCGCGCTCAGTCATCGTTCTTCCCGAACGCGAGCGCGGTGAGCGTCGTGTTGATCTGGAAGCCCGAGTAGATCTCGAAGAAGACGTTGAGGCCGGCGGCGGGCGGGGCCTTGGTGAACGCCTTCGAGAGCGCGGCGTGCTCGCCCTTGCCCTTCGCGTACCAGTCGCGCGCGGTGCAGTGGAAGAGCAGCGCGGCGGTGGGATCGCCGCCGACGCGGCGCGGGAGCTCTTCCTCGAAGAAGCGCTGGGTGGACGCGGCGAGATCGTCGAGCTGCATGAGCTCGAGCTCGACGCCTTCGTCGATGAGGTTCGCGAAGAGGATCGAGCCGTCGTCGAGGGGCTTCCAGGGCGCGCGGATGAAGTGCTCGCGGCCGACCTTGAGCGCGGTGGGACGGCGCGCGAAGCCGTCGGGCTTGCCGAACTCGAGGTCGTCGACGCTCACGCCGAGCAGCTCCGCGTAGCGCTTGGCGGCGGGCTTGCCGTCGATCTCGAGGGCGCGCGTGCAGGTCTCGTCGATCTTGGTGACGCGCAGCGTCTCGCCGGTCGGGCGGTACCAGTGCGAGCGCAGCGCGGCCCAGGGCGCGCTGGTGCGGAAGAGCGCGAGGACGACGGCGTCGGTGACGACCTCGCCATCGACGTGGAGCAGCGCGGTCTGCTTGGCGGGGTCGGCCTCGGCGCAGTTCGCGCCGCCGCCGACGAGCGTCAGCGCGGGGTTGCGATCGAGCACGCCGAGGAGGAGCTCTTCCTTCTTGAAGCGGAAGCCGTCGTCCATGACGAGGCCGACGTGGCGGCGCGGGTCGACGTCCTGAGGGCGGACGCCGAGCTCGTCGCAGGCGCGCTGCATGGCGCGGGCGCCGGCGCCGATCGCGTCGGCGGAGAGATCGGTGCCGAGGCCGAGCGCGACGTCGAAGTCGCCGGTGAGCGCGGAGAGGACGACGGTGCCGTCGTGGATGCCGTCGCGATCGATCTCGCCCGCGGTGCTCGCGCCGATGATGCGCGTGCCGCGAGGGAGGCGCGCGCGGAGCGCGGCGTTGAGCGCGCGGTGGTCGCGATCGCTCGACGCGAAGACGGTGACGAGCTTCGGGGTCGCCGAGCCGAGCGAGGTGAGGAGCGCCTCCGCGGCGCGCTCGGGGTCTCGCTCGGACGTGCGGGCGCTGTTCAGATCGATGCGTGCCATGCCGCTCCTGGCGCGCGGACGGTTCCGTCCGGCTTGGGAAGTTCCGGCAACAGAGTACCAGGGACCGTCCGTGGTTGAGCTTCCGTCGCGGTTTGTTTCCGTCGGACGGCAGACCTGCAGTGATACGGCCCCGAAACCGACCGTGGTTGAGTTTCTCGGCCCGCTCACATCACCAAACGGCGACGTCCCCTCACCGCGACAGCCGCCCCACTGCCTCCGCGTGCTCCGCGATCCCGAGGTACGCCTCCCGCACCCGCTCGTCCCGCATCGCCGCCGCCCGCGACCGCACCCGCGCCGCCGCCTCCGCGATCGCGCGCTGCGCGTCCTCCCCGCGCCCCGCCGCGATCAGCGCATCCGCGCGCACCAAGCGCAGCGCGACGTCCCCCGCGACCGATCCCGCGCCCGCGAGCGCGAGCCCTCGCTCGCAGATCTCCAGCGCGCCTTCGGCGTCCCCTCGCGCCAGCCGCGCCCGCGCGAGCGTCACGCACGCCTCGGCGCGAATCCCCGGCGGGAACCGCTCCCCGGCGACCACGCTCTCCGCCTCGCGCGTCGCGCCCTCGACGTCGCCGCGCATCAGCGAGATCGTCGCACCGCTCACCCGCGCCCGCGCCTCGGTCACCGGATCTCCCGAGACCATCGCCTCCGCGAGACACGCACGCGCGATCGCCTCCGCCTCCGCGATCTCACCACGCCGCGCGAGCGGCAACACCAGCTGCGCGCGCGCTCGCTCCGCGTACGCCACGAGCCCCATCGCCCGCGCCCGATCGTTCATGCGTCGCGCCTGCTCGACCGCGCGATCGCTCCATCCGATCGCGGCCAGCGCGATCGCGAGGTGCACCCCCGCGATCACCGCGTAGCGCAGCTGCCCGCACTCCTCGAGCGCATCCACGATCGCCTCGCCCTCACGCACGTAGGGCTCGGGATCCCCGGTGAAGAGCGCGCGCACCGCATGCAGCCACGAGCGCACCGCGATCACCAGCGCACGATCCTCCTCGTGCGCCGCGTCGGCACCGTCCATCGCGCGCAGCATCGGCTCCGCGAGATCCGCGCGCCCCGCGACGAGCATCTCGATCACCGTGCGCGCCACCGCCAGCGCATGCGTCGCGCTGGTCGTCCCCCGCGCGCGCGGCAGCTCCTCGAGCAAGCTCTTCGCGGCGAGCTCGAGCTTCGCGTGATCACCGAGACGACACCCCGCGACCGCGAGCTCGGCCGCGGCACGCGCGCGCGGTCCACTTCCCGGAGGCGACAGCGAGAGCGCCTCCTCGGCGAGCCGCGAGTGGTCCTCGCTCTTGGCGCCCCATCCCAGCGCTTCCGCCTGCAGGAGCCGGAGCTCGCCGAGCATCGCGCCGCTCGCGCCGCACTCCACACCACGCTCGGCGCGCGCGATCACCGACGCGAGATCGTCGCCCTCGAGCGCCTGCTCCGCGGCCCACAGGTACCAGACCACCGCACCCTGCGGCTCGCCTCCGCGCTCGAGGTGCTGCGCGAGCACGATCGCATCGCGCTCACCTGCCGCCTCGAGCCACGCGCCCGCGAGCCGATGCGCGAGCTTCGCGTCGCGCGTCGTGAGCATCCCGTACGCCGCGTCGCGCACCAGCACGTGTCGGAACGAGAGCTCGCGCTCGTCGCGGAAGCGCGATCCCGGATGGCGCGTCACGAGCTCGCGCTGCGCGAGATCGTCGAGCGTCGCCTCGAGCTCTTCGCGTCGCTCCTCCGAGAGCAGCGCCGCGACACCGCCGACCCAGAAGACGCCACCGAACACGCTCGCTGCGCGCAGGATGCGTCGCTCGCCCTGACCGAGCCGCTCGAGGCGCGCCTGCGCCATCGCGAGCACGGTGTCGGGCAGCTCGTTGCCGCGGCCCTCGGCGACCGCGCGGATCAGCTCCTCGAGATAGAACGCGTTGCCGCCCGCGCGCTCGATCAGCGCGGCGGTGGTCGCGTCGTCGGCCCGATCACCGAGCACCTCGCGCACCAGCTTGCGCGCCGCGCGCTGCGTGAGATCGGAGAGACGCACGTGCTGCATGCGTCGCTCGCTCCAGAGGTCGGGGAAGATCGTCGCGACCTCGGGGCGCGCCAGCGCGAGCGCGAGGAACGGACGATCGCGCAGCGTGCGCAGCGTCGCATCGACGAAGCGCACGGTCGGCAGATCGCCCCAGTGCAGATCCTCGAGCACCACGACGACCGGCTGCACCGCGCACTCGGCGGCGACGAACGTCTCCCACGCGCGGAGCATCTGCTCGCCGAGCAGCGCGCCGTCGTCGCGCGCCGCGCGCAGCGCCGGCCTTCCTTCGTCGGGGAAGCGCGCGCCGACCATCTCACCGAGGAACTCCGCGACGCGCTGCGACTCGCTCGCCGGCACGTGACGCGCGACGCGCGCGACGAGCTTGTGCCGCCACACCTCGGGCCGCTCGCCGTCCACAAGGCCCGCGACGTGGCGCACGATCTGACCGAGCATGCCGAACGACGAGCCCGCCGCGATCGGCTCGCCGCGCGCCATCCACACCGAGACCGGCTCACCGCGCGCCTCGATCGCCCGCAACAGCTCGTGCGCGAGCCGCGACTTGCCCGCGCCCGCCGGCGCGGTGACGAGGATCGCGCTCGCGAGCGGCTCGCCGAAGCACTCGTCGATGGCCGCCTCGAGCATCGCCATCTCGCGCTCGCGTCCCTCGAACGGCGCCGGCTTGCCGAGGAGGTTGCGCGCAGGCTCGGCGCGCGTGCGCTCCGAGACGAGCTCGAGCCCATCGGCGTCGCCACCGAGCTCGAAGCGCGTGTCGAGCAGGCCCGCGGTGGTCTGATCGATGCGGATCGCGCGCTGCTCTCCGGGCGCGAGCTCGAGCAGCGCCTCGGCGCGCGTGACCACGTCGCCGAGCTTCGCGGCGGCGGACGCGTCACCGCGACCCATCGCGATCGCGATGCGTGCCCGGGGAAGGATGCGCCGCATCGCGAGCGCACATCGCGCGGCGCGCGCCGCGAGATCGATCGCCACCCCGCTGCCTGCGAGCACGACGATCGGACAACCGTTCGCGAGGATGTCGAGACGCCCCCCGAACGTGTCGGCCGCGGCCGCGAGCTCGCGCGTGCCGCCCTGATCGGGATCGGCGAGCACGGTCGGTCGCGTCGCGCGCGCGCGCAGATCTTCGTCCGCGAGCACGACCGACATGAGCCTCTGCTCGTCGTCGCTCACCGCGGGCCCTTCGTCCTCCGCGGCACGCACGATCTTCGCGCGCAGCTCGTCGCCGAGATCGGGATCCGACGCGATCGAGTCGAGCGCAGCCGCGATCTCGAGCATGGCGGGTCGCTCGCTCGGCTCCTTCTGCATCATGCGATGCACGAGGTTGTCGAGCGCGATCGGGACGTCCTCGCGCACGTCGCTGATGCGCGGCGGATCCGCGAGCAGGATCTTCGCGAGCACCTCCATCAGTCGATCGCCCGCGAACGGCGCGCGACCGGTGAGGCACTCGAAGAGCACGCAACCGAGCGAGAACACGTCGGCGCTCGCGTCGATGTCGCGTCCTTCGCCCGCTTGCTCGGGCGCCATGTAGCCGATCGTGCCGACGACCTGGCCCGTCATCGTGACCGCGCGCGTGGCCGCGTGGAGCTGACGCGCGATGCCGAAGTCGAGCACCTTCACGCGCGCGACCTCGCCGCCCACGAGGAACACGTTGCTCGGCTTCACGTCGCGATGGACGACCCCGCGCTGGTGCGCGGCATCGAGCGCCTCGGCGACGCGACGACCGAGCTCGAGCGACTCGCGGAGCGTGAGCGGTGCGCGCGCGAGGCGACGCCCGACGTCTTCGCCTTCGAGCCACTCCATCGCGAGGTACGCGGTCGGCGCGGTGGCGTGCGCGACGTAGCGGACGATGCCGGGATGCTCGAGGCGCGAGAGGAGATGGCCCTCGCGGAGGAAGCGGCGCTCGTGCTCTTCGCCGCTCCAGTAGAGGAGCTTGAGCGCGACGCGCTCGCCGGTGCGCCGATCACGCGCGCGATGCACCTCGCCCATGCCGCCCGCGCCCGCGAGCTGCTCGAGCACGAAACGATCGTCGAGCACCGTGCCCGGGCGTGCTTCTTCGCGCCTCAAGCGAGGGGCCTCGGAATGAAAGGAACGCGGGCGCTCACGACGCTCGCATCGTCGGCCGCCGCGCGGAGCGCGGTCAAGCGTGCGCAGCGTCGAGTACTCTCGTCGCTCTCGTGCGCCCCCGCCCGGTCCCTCCGCAGCTCGCGATCGTCGTCCTCGCGCTGGTGATCGCGGCGGTGGCGGAGGTCGCGAGCTTCGCAGGGCTCGCACTGTCGTACGTCGTCGCGTGGGGCGTGGTGAACGCCGCGCTCGCGCTGGGGATCGCGCTCCCCGCGCTCGACTCGAAGCGGTTGGTGGTGACGGTCGCGCTGATCGTGATCGCACCGGCGATCGCGATCGGGTCACGGATGCGGGCGCTCGCCGAGCACGAGGGGCTGCTCGGGGTCGAGGCGCACCTCGCGGATCGGCTGCGGCTCGAGCAATCACCGGCGATCCATCCCGACCTCGTGCGCGGCGATCACCCACAGCGTTACTTCGTGCGCGCCGAGGACGCGGCGGCGGTGCGCGTGACCCTCGCGCCGGGGGTGCGCCCGATCGATGCGGTCTCGCTCGGGCATGGAGTCTTCCGCGTCGACTACGACCCGCGCGCCGAGGGCGCGCCGAGCACGACCGGCGATGTGCAGGCGCGCATCGAGGTCGACGGCGACGTGCACGAGCGCGCGATGGAGGTGATCGCGCCGCTCGCTCATCCGCGCTGGCTGCGCGCGAGCGCGGATCGCACGAAGGCGTGCACGACGAGCGAGGAGACCGACGAGCTCGTCGTGATCGGTGCGCACGGGCTGGTCGCGCGGCGGGTGATCGACGATGCGCCGAGCGACTGCGCGTGGATCGGCGAGCGTGTCGTCGTGGTGTTCCGGCACGCGCCCACGCTCGCGATCGTCGATCCGTCGAGCGATGCGATCGAGCGCGTGGAGATCGGGCCGTGGGGACATCGCGTCGCGGTGAGCGACGATTCGGCGCGCATCGCGATCGCGCACGAGGACGGGCGCGTCTCGATCGTCGACGTCGCGTCGCGCGCGGTGACCCGCGCCGAGGTGCGCGGGCTCGCGGACTGGATCGTCTTCGACGAGGACGCGGTGATCGTCGCGCGGCGTGCGCCCGCCGCGCTCTTCCGGATCGTGAACGGTCGCGTCGCGCGCACCCGCACGCTCGCGGCGCCCGCGGTCACGATGACGCGCGGCGTCGATCCCACGATCGTGCTCGCGACGACCGACTGGACCGAGGAGTTCACGCCGCCTGCGCACCTCGGCAATCACTACGTCCAGGATCAGATCGCCGAGCTCGACGCCCGCACGTTCGAGACACGTCGCGTGCTGCCGACGGCGCACCGCAGCCCGCGTCAGGATGCAGCGGGAGGGCTCGATCGAGGCATCTCGCCGATCGGCGTCGACGTCACGCCCGATGGGCGTTGGATCGTCGCGTTCGCGGGCTCGGACGAGATCGCGATCCTCGATCCGACGCGGGGCCTCGCGCCGCGAACGATCGACGTGACGTCGCTCGGGCTCGGCGCACCGATCTCTGCGGTCGTGCTCGAGGGCGGGACGATCGCCGCGAGCTCCGCGGCCGGGGGGCGCATCGTGCTGCTCGATCCGCGCACCGGACGGGCGCGCGACACGATCGCGCTCGCGCCCGACGACGCGACGCTGCTGCGCGACGATCCCGACGCGCTGCGTCGTCGGTTCGGAGAGCGCGCGTTCTACGAGGGCACGCGGGCCGGGATCTCCTGTCAGAGCTGTCACCTGCACGGCGCGAGCGACGGGCTCGCCCACAACATCGGTGGCCAGGTGCTCGCGCCGACGCTCGACGTACACGGCGTGCGCGGCACCGCACCGTACCTGCGCGACGGCAGCTACCCGCGCATCGGCGATCTCCACGAGGTCGCTGACACGCTCTATCGCGGGTTCCGCGAGCCGGCGGGTGATCGCGCGGCGACGCTCGAGGCGTGGATCGCGTCGCTGCCGCCGCCCCTGCCGCTCGCGCGCGGCGATCTCGAGGCCGAGCGGCACGGGCTCGACGTGTTCGTGCGCTCGGGATGCCCCGACTGCCACGCACTGCCCGCCGCGAGCGGGCTCGGACGTCATCCGATCGCGAGCGTGTTCCCGGACGCCGACGCGCCCGCC is a window encoding:
- a CDS encoding response regulator gives rise to the protein MTERALRVLIVAAPDVASQVVAELARAELRVTPETVSTEAAFIAALADPPDAIVLSLPTLDAPTARHAWSSRGLSLPMIALASAHDDREMRDAMIRGGALDYVSLDQLARLGPALLRELSRIAGRTNDWPAPDATSSSLVQAIVDSMPFVLFVKDADELRLRVVNQLMVDFMGMPREQLLGKLDHEYLPPEQADAFAADDRAVLASGQVTIKDEVARANGVDLWWRTRKVPITDRDGRRYVMGVTEEVTERRQAEEALREANRRLEASLDELKKSRAVSARTLASYQQRALQMEIIRQQNEDLDRLAQDLAKAKRIEEERAREIESAARLKSEFLANFSHEIRTPLNGILGYCDLLMREEGSRLTPHGRRDLNVVKANAKALLGLINDILDLSKIESGHVDVVREQVELRPLIDECIATVREYAQGKQVEIYASIPPEVDTIDTDGLKLRQILLNLLSNAAKFTEAGEVVVDVKRDVDALVLSVEDTGAGIPPDQLPFVFEKFRQVDGSSTRKVGGTGLGLAIVRELCRVLGGNVDATSTLGRGSVFRVRLPGVFAAGESRTTVKTGRGSDRYEIVPGTTVLVVDDDPLIHQLLKAELEREGVTVKLATDGVAALTAAREHRPSAIVLDVHLPKLDGWSVLAELKSDPAFATTPVIIISVEEQRTRGLSLGACEYLVKPFEAARLVDVVSRSVGADRGEVLVVDDDPPTRELVCRHLRAAGFSAAEARSGEDALLRARVTRPGLIVLDLVMPGMSGFALLDQLRREGITSPVVVLSGKELSDDEQRVLRDGIATVVKKNGVSIEKVVAEAKRLLLEQKGLGATKLPRVLYVEDSAQNRDVVRRYLAGTFDIIEAEDGEHGLDRANRDHPDLILMDLSLPRLDGWEATRRLKASALASIPVIALTAHASREDQARARAAGCDGYLTKPVDRELLISTIRKHLAAVAATRA
- a CDS encoding serine/threonine-protein kinase PknK is translated as MRREEARPGTVLDDRFVLEQLAGAGGMGEVHRARDRRTGERVALKLLYWSGEEHERRFLREGHLLSRLEHPGIVRYVAHATAPTAYLAMEWLEGEDVGRRLARAPLTLRESLELGRRVAEALDAAHQRGVVHRDVKPSNVFLVGGEVARVKVLDFGIARQLHAATRAVTMTGQVVGTIGYMAPEQAGEGRDIDASADVFSLGCVLFECLTGRAPFAGDRLMEVLAKILLADPPRISDVREDVPIALDNLVHRMMQKEPSERPAMLEIAAALDSIASDPDLGDELRAKIVRAAEDEGPAVSDDEQRLMSVVLADEDLRARATRPTVLADPDQGGTRELAAAADTFGGRLDILANGCPIVVLAGSGVAIDLAARAARCALAMRRILPRARIAIAMGRGDASAAAKLGDVVTRAEALLELAPGEQRAIRIDQTTAGLLDTRFELGGDADGLELVSERTRAEPARNLLGKPAPFEGREREMAMLEAAIDECFGEPLASAILVTAPAGAGKSRLAHELLRAIEARGEPVSVWMARGEPIAAGSSFGMLGQIVRHVAGLVDGERPEVWRHKLVARVARHVPASESQRVAEFLGEMVGARFPDEGRPALRAARDDGALLGEQMLRAWETFVAAECAVQPVVVVLEDLHWGDLPTVRFVDATLRTLRDRPFLALALARPEVATIFPDLWSERRMQHVRLSDLTQRAARKLVREVLGDRADDATTAALIERAGGNAFYLEELIRAVAEGRGNELPDTVLAMAQARLERLGQGERRILRAASVFGGVFWVGGVAALLSEERREELEATLDDLAQRELVTRHPGSRFRDERELSFRHVLVRDAAYGMLTTRDAKLAHRLAGAWLEAAGERDAIVLAQHLERGGEPQGAVVWYLWAAEQALEGDDLASVIARAERGVECGASGAMLGELRLLQAEALGWGAKSEDHSRLAEEALSLSPPGSGPRARAAAELAVAGCRLGDHAKLELAAKSLLEELPRARGTTSATHALAVARTVIEMLVAGRADLAEPMLRAMDGADAAHEEDRALVIAVRSWLHAVRALFTGDPEPYVREGEAIVDALEECGQLRYAVIAGVHLAIALAAIGWSDRAVEQARRMNDRARAMGLVAYAERARAQLVLPLARRGEIAEAEAIARACLAEAMVSGDPVTEARARVSGATISLMRGDVEGATREAESVVAGERFPPGIRAEACVTLARARLARGDAEGALEICERGLALAGAGSVAGDVALRLVRADALIAAGRGEDAQRAIAEAAARVRSRAAAMRDERVREAYLGIAEHAEAVGRLSR
- a CDS encoding FIST signal transduction protein; this encodes MARIDLNSARTSERDPERAAEALLTSLGSATPKLVTVFASSDRDHRALNAALRARLPRGTRIIGASTAGEIDRDGIHDGTVVLSALTGDFDVALGLGTDLSADAIGAGARAMQRACDELGVRPQDVDPRRHVGLVMDDGFRFKKEELLLGVLDRNPALTLVGGGANCAEADPAKQTALLHVDGEVVTDAVVLALFRTSAPWAALRSHWYRPTGETLRVTKIDETCTRALEIDGKPAAKRYAELLGVSVDDLEFGKPDGFARRPTALKVGREHFIRAPWKPLDDGSILFANLIDEGVELELMQLDDLAASTQRFFEEELPRRVGGDPTAALLFHCTARDWYAKGKGEHAALSKAFTKAPPAAGLNVFFEIYSGFQINTTLTALAFGKNDD
- a CDS encoding ATP-dependent DNA helicase, yielding MRARDVLGEGGLLEAAIEGYERRPSQLRMAELVERALDHDGVALIEAGTGTGKTLAYLVPAALSSRRRVIISTGTRTLQDQLVEHDVPRLERALGRPLSITVLKGLPNYLCLRRYGELTRSADSLTKPEIARMLPIVREWKERTETGDRAELVDLPEDAAIWTAIQSGSDTRIGRACRHYDDCFVTKARRRADEAHLVVVNHHLFFADLALRAHGGGVLPDHDAVIFDEAHQIEDVATAFFGVQLGSQRIDVLVRDAERAFASVGALDEESQRLLRVIILRADDLWAAIPRSTGPEGGRNPLPESALTSKVRDALFALDVALEALAEHARLRIVMGEAMAHTARRAEQVRSAIGTIAEPSHSHVTWTQQRGRTVSIGASPVDVSSLFRDEVLHRLKSIVFASATLATGRAATNAMEPVPSTIVVPDGDVPAPAPTPPSTPFAFTKQRLGIDFEVDEEVLPSPFDYAKQAALYLPDLPDPRDPAFLSLAAAELDALIALTGGGAFVLCTSVRVMNELARRLRPSLAARRVTTMTQGDAPKNVLLERFRVAGDAVLFATQSFWEGVDVPGRALRLVVIDKLPFEVPSDPLVEARCTRIEEQGGSPFMEYLVPAAALSLKQGFGRLIRTARDRGVVALLDSRVRKKGYGKVLLRSLPDARRCHTFAEVEDFWRGQQDLLALLRRS